The following coding sequences are from one Paenibacillus sp. FSL R5-0912 window:
- a CDS encoding aspartyl-phosphate phosphatase Spo0E family protein produces MNLYQNSSDNQSRDYREDELFLTIENLRSELLEVAQERSLSDHAVLELSQRLDGYIVLAQNLMMESLRSRKNGAAGYTKNTINQRIRNKAALQQ; encoded by the coding sequence GTGAACCTTTACCAGAATTCTTCCGATAACCAGAGCAGGGATTACAGAGAAGATGAGCTGTTTCTTACTATAGAGAACTTAAGAAGTGAATTGCTGGAGGTGGCCCAGGAGCGGAGTCTGAGTGATCATGCGGTTCTGGAACTCAGCCAGCGGCTGGACGGATATATTGTACTGGCCCAGAATCTGATGATGGAGAGTCTGCGCAGCCGCAAGAACGGGGCAGCAGGGTACACCAAGAACACCATAAACCAGCGGATCAGAAATAAAGCTGCCTTGCAGCAGTAG